Proteins from a single region of Festucalex cinctus isolate MCC-2025b chromosome 19, RoL_Fcin_1.0, whole genome shotgun sequence:
- the LOC144007745 gene encoding uncharacterized protein LOC144007745, with amino-acid sequence MTNTMNKILTVLLALEVWSVQDTFGARHSLRYFLTATSGVKNFPEFVGAAEVDGVRVGYCDSEIKSAEPKQEWMKQLVRDEPQHLNWYKVKCSGNQLVFRKNLEALSDRLNQSGGSHVLQRMNGCEIDDESGEVVGYNQYGYDGEDFIVLNLETLTWTAPSQQAFTTKLVWDAEKDRLEYNKYYYIHKCPQWLKKYVQYGSSVLQRKELPSMALLQKTPTSLVCCHATGFYPDLAMLFWRRSGEELHENVEHGQILPNHDGTFQMSVTVNVSAVPLAEWAEYECVFQLNGVKEELIVKLDKDAIQSNWIPPPPFPAGAVSGVVVVVLLILLSIVGYCIWRRNNGNGFQAVNILELAHHQCQPQCLGQDLVKMITLILVLLLSHVTFSAKFSLSYFLTATSGVPKMPQFVGVVMLNNEPVGYYNSNKDAAEPKQAWVQEYLTKEPKHLVWYANQCRDHRRDFNADIYNLKCLFNQTGGVHILQRVSGCEFDDDTGVVTGFNRYGYNGEDFILLDLNTETWIAPQPTAQLTKHRWDAETATIQFMKHFYLNECPDLINSYVHFAGEFLSRTVRPQLALLQRTPRSLVCCQATGFYPDHTAKMCWRRDGKEVPVQERGEILPNHDGTFQKSICLNVSTIPEDEWPEYECVFYFEKRAQDEIVTILDKAVIRTNYLPPGPPLPGPVVGGIVVVLLLVLAAIASCLFWRRKEKGFSLVTSKTTLSVNT; translated from the exons ATGACGAACACGATGAACAAGATTTTGACGGTTCTGCTCGCTTTGGAAGTATGGAGTGTGCAGGACACATTTGGAG CAAGACATTCCCTGAGATACTTCCTCACCGCCACTTCGGGGGTGAAAAATTTCCCCGAGTTTGTGGGTGCTGCCGAGGTGGACGGAGTCCGGGTGGGCTACTGCGACAGTGAAATCAAGTCAGCGGAGCCCAAACAGGAATGGATGAAGCAGCTGGTCCGGGATGAGCCGCAGCACCTGAACTGGTACAAAGTCAAGTGCTCCGGCAACCAGCTGGTCTTCAGGAAGAACCTCGAGGCTTTGAGTGATCGGTTAAACCAGTCTGGAG GTAGCCATGTTTTACAGCGGATGAACGGCTGCGAAATCGATGACGAGAGTGGCGAGGTGGTGGGCTACAACCAGTACGGATACGACGGCGAAGACTTCATCGTGTTGAACCTGGAGACGCTGACGTGGACGGCGCCCTCCCAGCAGGCCTTCACCACCAAGCTCGTTTGGGACGCCGAGAAGGACAGACTGGAGTACAACAAGTACTACTACATCCACAAGTGTCCCCAGTGGCTGAAGAAGTACGTGCAGTACGGGAGCAGCGTCCTGCAGAGAAAAG AGCTGCCCTCGATGGCTCTCCTCCAGAAGACGCCCACGTCGCTGGTCTGTTGCCACGCCACGGGCTTCTACCCCGACCTGGCCATGCTGTTCTGGAGGAGAAGCGGTGAGGAGCTCCATGAAAATGTGGAACACGGACAGATCCTGCCCAACCACGACGGAACCTTCCAGATGAGCGTGACCGTGAACGTGTCGGCGGTGCCGCTCGCCGAGTGGGCCGAATACGAGTGTGTGTTTCAGCTTAACGGCGTCAAGGAGGAGCTGATCGTCAAACTGGACAAAGACGCCATCCAAAGCAATTGGA TTCCTCCGCCCCCGTTTCCGGCTGGTGCAGTCAGCGGAGTCGTCGTTGTGGTACTGCTGATCCTTCTGTCCATCGTGGGATATTGCATCTGGAGAAGAAACAATGGCAATG GATTCCAGGCTGTTAACA TTCTGGAACTTGCGCACCACCAATGCCAACCCCAATGCCTCGGTCAAGACC TGGTGAAAATGATCACGCTAATCCTCGTACTGCTGCTCAGCCATGTCACGTTCTCAg CAAAGTTCTCCCTCAGTTACTTCCTGACCGCCACCTCGGGGGTCCCCAAGATGCCGCAGTTCGTGGGTGTTGTCATGCTGAATAACGAGCCGGTGGGCTACTATAACAGCAACAAAGATGCGGCGGAGCCCAAGCAGGCCTGGGTGCAAGAGTACCTCACGAAGGAGCCCAAGCACCTGGTCTGGTACGCCAACCAGTGCCGGGACCACCGAAGAGATTTCAACGCAGACATTTACAACCTCAAGTGCCTTTTCAACCAGACGGGAG GCGTGCACATCCTCCAGCGAGTGAGCGGCTGCGAGTTTGACGACGACACAGGCGTGGTGACGGGTTTTAACCGCTACGGCTACAACGGCGAGGACTTCATCCTGTTGGACCTGAACACGGAGACCTGGATCGCACCTCAGCCGACAGCCCAGCTCACCAAACATAGATGGGACGCCGAGACGGCCACCATCCAGTTCATGAAGCACTTTTACTTGAACGAATGCCCTGACTTGATCAACAGCTACGTGCATTTCGCGGGGGAGTTCCTGAGCAGAACAG TGCGCCCCCAGCTGGCGCTTCTCCAGAGGACACCCCGGTCGCTGGTCTGCTGCCAGGCCACAGGCTTCTACCCGGACCACACAGCCAAGATGTGCTGGCGGAGAGACGGCAAGGAGGTCCCAGTCCAAGAACGCGGGGAGATCCTGCCCAACCACGACGGAACCTTCCAAAAGAGCATTTGCCTCAACGTGTCAACCATCCCGGAGGATGAGTGGCCCGAGTACGAGTGCGTCTTTTACTTTGAGAAACGCGCCCAGGACGAGATCGTCACCATCCTGGACAAAGCTGTGATCAGAACCAACT ATTTGCCTCCAGGTCCGCCACTGCCCGGTCCGGTGGTTGGAGGCATTGTCGTGGTTCTGCTGCTCGTGCTGGCCGCCATCGCATCGTGTCTGTTTTGGAGAAGAAAGGAAAAAG GCTTCAGTTTGGTGACCAGTAAGACCACTTTATCTGTGAACACATAG